In the Tamandua tetradactyla isolate mTamTet1 chromosome 8, mTamTet1.pri, whole genome shotgun sequence genome, TTCCAGGTGTTACAGTTCAACACAAACTGCCCAGAATGCAATGCTCCGGCTCAGACCAACATGAAGTTAGTCCGTATCTTTTGTCAGCCTGTTGGGCTGCTCCCCATCTGACTTGGGcatgaattttatattcagaCTGGAGAGTACTTCTTCAAAGAAAGCACACGTTCTGCTCTGAGTAATGAGGGAGGAGGTTGCCTTCGATAAAACTGTAccttggcttttggtttcagaGAGAAAATTAGGTCATGATCTTGAGGCTCACGGATGTTTGTGACTCGAGATGACCATGGGTTGGAATGTTCACTTTTCTCTAGGACAGTCTCTATTAAGCTGCTGTTGTGATGTATTTCCTCACAGTTCTGGGACCAGCAACTGTTTGTTTGGGATTTGGATTTGTTCTTCCCCAGAGGGTGGTCTTGCTTTCCTGGAAGCAGATTTCTTTAACTCCATCTTTCAGAAATCCCCCACTTTAAGGAAGTTATCATCATGGCTACCAACTGTGAGAACTGTGGGCACCGGACCAATGAGGTGGGTGGGTCCTGTCCTTTGGGAAGAAGGCTAGCTTGAGGGTAACCCCCTTCTGAACTGTATCCTACATTAACCTATTGCTTCAGGATGGAAGGGGGTTGGGTATTTCTCCTAGGTTTAATGTAGTGTGAAGAGCCCTTAAAGGAACTGGGAATTAGCCTAAAGAAAGGTTAGAGCCATCATAACTTAAGACATATTAAAAGGCATTTAGTTATATGGAAGAGAAATACGACTTTTGACCTCTTTCCCAGAGGGTTCGGAAGCTCAGGGAGGCAGATTTTGACTCTGTAATAAATAACTTCCTAGCAGCTATCTGAAAGCAAAATAGCCTGCTTTGGAGGGTTGCAAATTCTCTTTCCTCAAGCATATTTAAGCATAAGTTGGTTAActtttgaaagaatattatagAGGGGATCCACACATTGGATGCAGTGGATAAAAGGGCTGGACTAAATAAACCCTGAAAGTTCCTGTCATCCACGAGAgtgtttttttaaagggaaattcaGAGTTTCTTGGCAATTTGGGATAAGTTTTGTCGGGCTGTGCTGGGCACTCTGTTTCTGGCCTTTTCTTGGTGTTTTGGATTCAGATAACAGCTGCCACTGTTGGTTTAGAAGGCTCTGTCCTTGGTAGCCTTTAGTGGGCCTAATTAGAGATCTGAGCCTATCTTTCAAGATATCACTGGCATTAGATGAATGTTGGGGTCTTCGTACTGAACAGGTGAAATCTGGAGGAGCAGTGGAGCCCTTGGGTACCAGGATCACCCTTCATATCACAGATTCCTCTGATATGACTAGAGACCTCCTTAAGGTACCACCCTGCTTGTTAAAATTACTGCTCTCCCATATTCCTATCTCTATCTAGGGGAAattgtcttcctttttaaaatagtgtCCTGGGGATATAAGGTACTTCCTTACTTCCCTGGGTTTGAGGATTCCTGAGCATGGTTAACCTGTAGTTGGAATAGAAAATTCAGAAGGTGTTCCATAAGCTTTTTCTGAGGACTCTGTAGCATTTTGGCTTCCAGTAACTCTTAACAGAGCCTTCTTTTCTGACTTCTACTGAAGTTGAAGATATCTGACAGCTTGGAGCTATGATTCACAGTCTTTTCTTATTCAGTTGGTTCCATTTCTGTGAGTCAGATGGACAAGAGTGAGCCTCTAGTTTTAACTGGGAAGTCAGAAAAATGGGACAGCTGACTTTGTCCCCAAACTGTTGCTGGTAGTATTAATTTGGCAGAGGCTTCTGGTTAGCTTTCTTTGCCCCTAATTGAAAGCTTAATTTGACCTCTTATCTCAACAGTCTGAGACGTGTAGTGTGGAGATCCCAGAGCTAGAATTTGAACTGGGAATGGCTGTCCTCGGGGGCAAGTTCACCACATTAGAGGGGTTGCTGAAAGACATCCGGGAGCTGGTGAGTCCCTGAGTGTGGCATATACCTTTCCCTAGTGCtgctgggggagaggggctgaAAGTTCTCAAATATTCTAGATTTTAGTGCTGATAACTCATGTGCTTTTTAAGTTTAAAGCTGATTTAAGAGACTTAAATATCATTTGGATTATAAAGATAAGTTTGTGGGAAATGTTTAATGAAAATTCCCAGGGCTAACTCTGGGACCATGTtgttattttgtgatttttttttttttttttttttttacatgggcaggcaccagaaatcgaatctgggtcctctggcatggcaggcaagcattcttgcctgctgagccaccgtggcccgccctgtgatTTTTGAATAAAtcaaaaaatactataaaatgagGGGATGAAAGTCCTTCCAGCACCTGAAATTCCCCAACATACAAACATGTATGTGTAGACTCTACCCATTTATTTATCCTCTTGATGAATCATTATGCTTAATCACTTTCAGCTATCTTTGTGAACTGtagtttttctttgcatttcttcaCAATAGGATTAGAGGTCAAGTCGCTATTTTATAGCTTTTGTTTTACATTGCCAGTTGTAGAATTGGCAGATTGATCCATAGACTTAAATAGGAATGGCTGCCTGGTCAAAAAGATGGTGTGGGATGAATGGAGACCAAGATTGCCTGTCTGTGCACTTCACTGCCCCCCATTGCCAGGCTTATAGTCACACTTAACGAACAGAACTAAGATTCTAGCAATTCGgatgtcattcattgcaggtgACCAAAAACCCTTTCACACTGGGCGACAGTTCCAATCCTGACCAGACAGAGAAACTGCAGGAGTTTAGATGGAAGTTGGACCAGGTGAGAGAATTAGCCACTACTGGTAGTTAAGGGGACCCAGTGAACAGAGGCTTTTTACTCAGTTTTTCCCACATTTTAAACCTCTCTTTACCATCATACTGGGAATACTTCTGGTGTCCGATAGCCTATGTCatcatttttcttgatttactcttATTTTCGGGGAGCGTTTTCTGCTGAAAGAGTGAATGCGAAGTAAAATTTTAGGGAACTTTCATTTCTgtgctagttagattcagttgtcaacttggccaggtgaaggcacctagttctgttgctgtggacatgagccaatggtacacgaacctcatctgtagctgattacacctgcagtcggctaggaggtgtgcctgctgcagtgaatgatgtttgacttaactggctagtgcttaaatgagagagcgcaacatagcacagcccaagcagcacagcatgcctcatctcagcacttgcagctcagcccaggcctttggagatgcagaaagaaatcaccccggggaaagttgttggaacctagaggcctggagagaaggccagcagagatcaccctgtgccttcccacataagaaagaacctcagttgaaagttagctgccttgcctctgaagaactaatgaaataaatccccttttattaaaagccaatccatctctagtgtgttgcattctggcagctagcaaactagaacaatgtctgaAAACGTCTTTATTCTACCTTCACACTGAGATTGCTTATTTGCCAAGAATAGAATTCTAGGTTAGGAAATAAATTTTCAGTAGAATTTCAAAGACATTGCCCTACTATCTTCCATTTCCAGTGTGGCTATTGAGAAATCTGAAACCATTCTAATTCCTGATCTTTTGTTTGTGACTTATTCTTGTGATGTTATCTTTCATCCCTTTTGATGTGAAATTTCACGATGTGCCTTGGTTTGGGTCAATTTTCAACCACTGTCTTAAGCACTTAGTGGGTCCTTTCAATTTCGATACTTATGTGGTTTAGTTATAGGAGGTTTTCTTGAATTACTTTATTGAAGATTGTTTATCTGTTtccactaatatatatatatttctccaagtgctctttttttgtctttgaatacACCTCCTCTCCCCTTTTAAATAGAATCCTGTTGTTTTAAGGATGTAGTATCTTCTCACTTCTTGAGGGTGTTGATATAAGTAGTTTCTTTGGAGTTTTCTTCTTGCatggtttccatttcttctaagttgttttttattttcattgttttattttctgtctttcaatATTAGAGGCTTTGCTCAGATGCCTGATAATCATTGATTGCTTAAAAGTAGAGGACTAAAAACCTGAGTGGGGGTGAGTTTTGTTAACATTGGATTTCACTGTAGGATAATTTAACTCAGCTGTTTCCATTGtggggacccccccccccccagtggcCGAATCATTGGATTTTTCCTCTTAGGTTAATCATATGCCCATTAATGGCTGTTCTATTTCCTGATCTTCAGGGTAAAGGATTGGCTGAGTGTGGGAAGAGGGCTGGCATGTGTTTGTGTATCTGTTTCCAATAAATGTACATTCACTTACCCCTCTTGTTTTCAATTCCTGTCCTTCCACTCTCATCTGTGCTGATGTCCCCCAGTCCATAAAGTGTTCTGGTGACCACTTCAGAGaacctttttgctttctggttggGGTCGGGGAATGGCAAGTTGTTGGCCTGTGTGGAGTGGGAAACAAGATTTTGGGGATGCTGAATTGCTTTTTAAGTAACTTCCAAACAGTCCTTTCCACTCTACTTCCAAAGGCACCTCATCCCACCAATTCTTAAGACTTTTGGGGATTCTGCATGTAAATTGGGTTGGTTCTAGTCTGGCAGAATTGCTTCTTCCTTTTAGGAGCTATATGAAATTCacatatcttttctctctttcagatCATTGAGGGTAGCATGAAGGCCCACTTTATTATGGATGATCCAGCAGGAAACAGCTACTTGCAGGTACCATAACCTTCCCTGATGTTTCACGGGGGTTTATTTTCTGACCTTCCTTGAATAGATACcatttcctcagaaaatgaaataattttaaatggacTACCCTTTATCAAGGAACCTTTTAGCAAAAGTTGGAATGTGAGGGGGAAGagggattgtatgtgtgtgtcaagaaggaaaaaagcctgtcACTAGACTCCTTTCTTCCTATAGCCCAGCTCTTGTCCCCAACTCTTAAGTCCAGCTCTGGGCTTTACATTCTGCAAATCTGATTGTGGAATGAGGAGAAAAGTTACCTTAAATCAGAGGCCAAaggacaggaaaactgaaagGCTCTAAGGTCACTAAGGGTGTCCTGGTGATTGAAAATAACTTCGTTGTTGAACAATTATTAGGGGTCAGGTAAAACTGTTTTAAGTTCTCTCCATGATTGAGACCATTGTCACACTCTTTAGAAGGGGCAGTTAGAAAGATTTTTAGGCAGATTGTTCCCTAACTCTGCTTGAGGTTGGGCCATTCTACTTCCAGCCCATGTGGGCTCTGTTGCTGCCTACTAATTTAACTAGTcatggggaaaaggaaaaaatactccTTGATTTCTTGGCAAAGTAGGAGTTGGAAGTCACCTAGAAGTAGGGGTGGCAGCATGGAAAAGACACTGATCAtctttccttggcttttcagAACGTCTATGCACCTGAAGATGATCCTGAGATGATGGTGGAGCATTATGAGCGCACATTCAACCAAAATGAGGAGCTAGGGCTCAATGACATGAAGACGGAGGGCTATGAGACAGGCCTGGCCCCACAGCGGTAACAGTGGGTGGCACAGGCCAGCCTCCAGTGCTGCTCACACCGCAGGATTATTTACTATTGTAACAAGGCTGAAGAGTGTCCTCCCCACCAGGTCTTGGCAGTGGTGGGGAGTATGCCTAATCTGAGCCAGAGATCTAGGCACACTTTGTAAGTTGATGCAAGTGCAAGTTTGTTGTGTTACTTGACCTTATTTTGGAGGTTGTGAACCAGTCTGTGAGGAAATCCAGAAATGAACCAGGGGCATATCATTAACGCTTTTTCCTTACCATGTCTTTAACTCCCTCCACATAATAATGTGTACTCTAGGGTTGGAATTCTGAAGTTCTTCCCAGCTTGACCCAAAGAAATGGAGAAGGTGGAATATAGTTACAACTGAAGTTTGGGAGTTGGTTTTGGGTATACAGAACACTTGACTTTTAACAGATGAGGAGTCTTCTGTGGGAAGGGAGTCCAGCACAGGTGAAGAAGTTGTCATTAAAATGATGGCTTTCACATAGCATTCGTCTTTGTATTCTGTCCTTGTTTGATGTTGTGCTGTAAGAATTCAGCTTCCTAAAGAAAATTTTTTCCAGTGTGGCCATTGTAATTTGGGGATTGGAGCTggtaattaatttattcattccctGAACAGATGTTTTAGTGCCTATTTTATGTCAGGCACAGCACAGAAtagtgaacaaaataaatctctgccttttggagCTTAAACTCTAGTAGAGGACTGGTGGGGACTGACAGTCAGCAAACAAGTAAATGGTATGTTGTAGTAAAGCAAGCAAGGGGTATGGGTAGtgctgggggagggcaggggtggtCAGGGACGATCTCAACCAGTAGGTGATAATTTAACATTTAGGCAAAGCTGAGAAGGAGGTAGGGGAGTTAGTCGTACATAGCTGGGGAAAGAGatatccaggcagagggaactgcAAATGCAAAAGCAATGAGGCAGGAGAAATTTAGAGCGGGTGAGGAAATTTGAGATTATCTAGTCCCCACACTCAGTTACAGTGGGGAAACTAAGGTTCAACCAGAGACGTAGGCTGTTGTTTACAGCTATGTGGGAGTTGATGCCTTGGGGAACACTTGGTAGTCAAGGATTCTGGTCTCCCCAGCAGGTGCTCTTTGTACTGATGCCTGCTGCCTCCCTTTAACTTCAGGAAATATCACAAATGGTGACTCTTTCAGGGCTGGCTGCAGCGTATTTGTTTAGTAAAGACTTGTTACTTGAGATGCTATCTCAAACCTTACACTTTGTGCAGCAAACTTAACTCTGAAGAACTGCCTAGTGTAAGATGACTTTAGCAATCACACATCTACTCTCACAGCTCTATTAAACTATTCTCAAATATCACAAATGATTTCCCATTTAGAAAATGTTCTCTATTTCTGTGCATTTGACAGTAGACCATCTTTTCTCTCAACCCTTCCCTTGGCTCCTATGATACATTtgttcctggcttttttttttcactttgctcatttttttatcTAGTacttctgcctcctcctccttcaaTTGTTTGTTCCCAAAAGTTGTTTTCATAGACCTTATTACTTTCATGTGGGATTGACTCCCATACCTTTATTTAATTTCTGAAAGGGCTAGaggaagatttattttttaagaatttggaaacattaaaaagaatttgGAAACTAAGATTAGCAAATGAAAAACTGTAAAGTTACAATACCTTGATGAGATTCCCATATGTAAGTAGTTTATCCTAAGAGATTGTCTATAGATGTGTTTCAAATTGACTTGTAGATCTGAGCTTTACCAGGCAACCCTCTGTTTTATCATTTTGTATCTTGAATGGGTTTTCCTACGGGGTGGGTATGCTCTCTGAAGATGAATCCTGGTGTCCAATTGTGAAGAAAAAACTGGCATTCTGGTTTATTCATTCTCTTTTGAGTTTCATTTGGCAAACTCCCACACTCAGCCCAGTTAGTGGGAAATAATAACCTGAGTTTCTGAATCTTCAGACCTGAGTACCTGGTGCCAAGG is a window encoding:
- the ZPR1 gene encoding zinc finger protein ZPR1 isoform X3, with the translated sequence MTRLLLTKIPFFREIIVSSFSCEHCGWNNTEIQSAGRIQDQGVRYTLTVRAQEDMNREVVKTDSASTRIPELDFEIPAFSQKGALTTVEGLISRAISGLEQDQPTRRAKEETIAEQIDDFIVKLKKLKQVASPFTLIIDDPSGNSFVENPHAPGKDDALVITHYNRTPQQEEVLGLQAEASEEKPEEEDLRNEVLQFNTNCPECNAPAQTNMKLVQIPHFKEVIIMATNCENCGHRTNEVKSGGAVEPLGTRITLHITDSSDMTRDLLKSETCSVEIPELEFELGMAVLGGKFTTLEGLLKDIRELVTKNPFTLGDSSNPDQTEKLQEFRWKLDQIIEGSMKAHFIMDDPAGNSYLQNVYAPEDDPEMMVEHYERTFNQNEELGLNDMKTEGYETGLAPQR